One region of Gorilla gorilla gorilla isolate KB3781 chromosome 13, NHGRI_mGorGor1-v2.1_pri, whole genome shotgun sequence genomic DNA includes:
- the PMPCA gene encoding mitochondrial-processing peptidase subunit alpha isoform X1, producing the protein MAAVVLAATRLLRGSGSWGCSRLRFGPPAYRRFSSGGAYPNIPLSSPLPGVPKPVFATVDGQEKFETKVTTLDNGLRVASQNKFGQFCTVGILINSGSRYEAKYLSGIAHFLEKLAFSSTARFDSKDEILLTLEKHGGICDCQTSRDTTMYAVSADSKGLDTVVGLLADVVLQPRLTDEEVEMTRMAVQFELEDLSLRPDPEPLLTEMIHEAAYRENTVGLHRFCPTENIAKINREVLHSYLRNYYTPDRMVLAGVGVEHEHLVDCARKYLLGVQPAWGSAEAVDIDRSVAQYTGGIAKLERDMSNVSLGPTPIPELTHIMVGLESCSFLEEDFIPFAVLNMMMGGGGSFSAGGPGKGMFSRLYLNVLNRHHWMYNATSYHHSYEDTGLLCIHASADPRQVREMVEIITREFILMGGTVDAVELERAKTQLTSMLMMNLESRPVIFEDVGRQVLATRSRKLPHELCTLIREYRRGSEGLPQASARLRGGRLALPQAVVGLWYVHHTQNPGPSPVVLSRGGQGQGRGVADLVSLPGPTVYLLPPW; encoded by the exons ATGGCGGCTGTGGTGCTGGCGGCGACGCGGTTGCTGCGGGGCTCGGGTTCTTGGGGCTGTTCGCGGCTGAG GTTTGGACCTCCTGCGTACAGACGGTTTAGTAGTGGTGGTGCCTATCCCAACATCCCCCTCTCTTCTCCCTTACCTGGAGTACCCAAGCCTGTTTTTGCTACAGTTGATGGACAGGAAAAGTTTGAAACCAAAGTAACCACATTGGATAATGGGCTTCGCGTGGCATCTCAGAATAAGTTTGGACAGTTTTGTACAGTAGGAA TTCTTATCAATTCAGGATCGAGATATGAAGCGAAATACCTTAGTGGAATTGCTCACTTTTTGGAAAAATTGGCATTTTCG tcTACTGCTCGATTTGACAGCAAAGATGAAATTCTGCTTACGTTGGAAAAGCATGGGGGTATCTGTGACTGCCAGACATCAAG AGACACCACCATGTATGCTGTGTCTGCTGATAGCAAAGGCTTGGACACGGTGGTTGGCTTACTGGCTGATGTGGTTCTGCAGCCCCGGCTAACAG ATGAAGAAGTCGAGATGACACGGATGGCGGTCCAGTTTGAGCTGGAGGACCTGAGCCTGCGGCCTGACCCAGAGCCACTTCTCACCGAGATGATTCATGAA GCGGCTTACAGGGAGAACACAGTTGGCCTCCACCGTTTCTGCCCCACAGAAAACATAGCAAAGATCAACCGAGAGGTGCTGCATTCCTACCTGAGGAACTACTACACTCCCGACCGCATGGTGCTGGCCGGTGTGGGCGTGGAGCACGAGCATCTGGTGGACTGTGCCCGGAAGTACCTTCTGGGGGTCCAGCCGGCCTGGGGGAGCGCAGAGGCCGTGGATATTGACAGATCTGTGGCCCAGTACACTGGGGGGATTGCCAAG CTAGAAAGAGACATGTCCAATGTCAGCCTGGGCCCGACCCCCATCCCCGAGCTCACGCACATCATGGTTGGACTGGAGAGCTGCTCCTTCCTG GAGGAGGACTTCATCCCCTTTGCAGTGTTGAACATGATGATGGGCGGAGGTGGCTCCTTCTCGGCTGGTGGGCCCGGCAAGGGCATGTTCTCCAGGCTCTACCTCAACGTGCTCAACAG GCACCACTGGATGTATAACGCGACTTCCTACCACCACAGCTACGAGGACACTGGCCTCCTTTGCATCCATGCCAGCGCCGACCCAAGACAG GTTCGAGAAATGGTAGAAATCATCACAAGGGAGTTTATTTTAATGGGCGGAACCGTGGACGCG GTGGAGCTGGAACGAGCCAAGACGCAGCTGACGTCAATGCTCATGATGAACCTGGAATCCAGGCCTGTGATCTTCGAGGATGTGGGGAGGCAGGTGCTGGCCACTCGCTCCAGAAAGCTGCCGCACGAGCTGTGCACGCTAATCCGTGAGTACCGCAGGGGTAGTGAGGGGTTGCCGCAGGCCTCAGCCAGGCTCAGAGGAGGCCGTCTCGCCCTCCCGCAGGCCGTGGTGGGCCTGTGGTATGTCCATCACACCCAGAATCCGGGGCCTTCACCAGTTGTCCTCAGCAGGGGCGGCCAAGGGCAGGGTCGTGGGGTCGCAGACCTGGTCTCACTTCCCGGCCCCACTGTGTACCTGCTGCCTCCTTGGTAG
- the PMPCA gene encoding mitochondrial-processing peptidase subunit alpha isoform X2, whose product MAAVVLAATRLLRGSGSWGCSRLRFGPPAYRRFSSGGAYPNIPLSSPLPGVPKPVFATVDGQEKFETKVTTLDNGLRVASQNKFGQFCTVGILINSGSRYEAKYLSGIAHFLEKLAFSSTARFDSKDEILLTLEKHGGICDCQTSRDTTMYAVSADSKGLDTVVGLLADVVLQPRLTDEEVEMTRMAVQFELEDLSLRPDPEPLLTEMIHEAAYRENTVGLHRFCPTENIAKINREVLHSYLRNYYTPDRMVLAGVGVEHEHLVDCARKYLLGVQPAWGSAEAVDIDRSVAQYTGGIAKLERDMSNVSLGPTPIPELTHIMVGLESCSFLEEDFIPFAVLNMMMGGGGSFSAGGPGKGMFSRLYLNVLNRHHWMYNATSYHHSYEDTGLLCIHASADPRQVREMVEIITREFILMGGTVDAVELERAKTQLTSMLMMNLESRPVIFEDVGRQVLATRSRKLPHELCTLIRNVKPEDVKRVASKMLRGKPAVAALGDLTDLPTYEHIQTALSSKDGRLPRTYRLFR is encoded by the exons ATGGCGGCTGTGGTGCTGGCGGCGACGCGGTTGCTGCGGGGCTCGGGTTCTTGGGGCTGTTCGCGGCTGAG GTTTGGACCTCCTGCGTACAGACGGTTTAGTAGTGGTGGTGCCTATCCCAACATCCCCCTCTCTTCTCCCTTACCTGGAGTACCCAAGCCTGTTTTTGCTACAGTTGATGGACAGGAAAAGTTTGAAACCAAAGTAACCACATTGGATAATGGGCTTCGCGTGGCATCTCAGAATAAGTTTGGACAGTTTTGTACAGTAGGAA TTCTTATCAATTCAGGATCGAGATATGAAGCGAAATACCTTAGTGGAATTGCTCACTTTTTGGAAAAATTGGCATTTTCG tcTACTGCTCGATTTGACAGCAAAGATGAAATTCTGCTTACGTTGGAAAAGCATGGGGGTATCTGTGACTGCCAGACATCAAG AGACACCACCATGTATGCTGTGTCTGCTGATAGCAAAGGCTTGGACACGGTGGTTGGCTTACTGGCTGATGTGGTTCTGCAGCCCCGGCTAACAG ATGAAGAAGTCGAGATGACACGGATGGCGGTCCAGTTTGAGCTGGAGGACCTGAGCCTGCGGCCTGACCCAGAGCCACTTCTCACCGAGATGATTCATGAA GCGGCTTACAGGGAGAACACAGTTGGCCTCCACCGTTTCTGCCCCACAGAAAACATAGCAAAGATCAACCGAGAGGTGCTGCATTCCTACCTGAGGAACTACTACACTCCCGACCGCATGGTGCTGGCCGGTGTGGGCGTGGAGCACGAGCATCTGGTGGACTGTGCCCGGAAGTACCTTCTGGGGGTCCAGCCGGCCTGGGGGAGCGCAGAGGCCGTGGATATTGACAGATCTGTGGCCCAGTACACTGGGGGGATTGCCAAG CTAGAAAGAGACATGTCCAATGTCAGCCTGGGCCCGACCCCCATCCCCGAGCTCACGCACATCATGGTTGGACTGGAGAGCTGCTCCTTCCTG GAGGAGGACTTCATCCCCTTTGCAGTGTTGAACATGATGATGGGCGGAGGTGGCTCCTTCTCGGCTGGTGGGCCCGGCAAGGGCATGTTCTCCAGGCTCTACCTCAACGTGCTCAACAG GCACCACTGGATGTATAACGCGACTTCCTACCACCACAGCTACGAGGACACTGGCCTCCTTTGCATCCATGCCAGCGCCGACCCAAGACAG GTTCGAGAAATGGTAGAAATCATCACAAGGGAGTTTATTTTAATGGGCGGAACCGTGGACGCG GTGGAGCTGGAACGAGCCAAGACGCAGCTGACGTCAATGCTCATGATGAACCTGGAATCCAGGCCTGTGATCTTCGAGGATGTGGGGAGGCAGGTGCTGGCCACTCGCTCCAGAAAGCTGCCGCACGAGCTGTGCACGCTAATCC GCAACGTGAAGCCGGAAGATGTGAAGAGAGTCGCTTCTAAGATGCTCCGAGGGAAGCCGGCAGTGGCCGCCCTGGGTGACCTGACTGACCTGCCCACGTATGAGCACATCCAGACCGCCCTGTCGAGTAAGGACGGGCGCCTGCCCAGGACGTACCGGCTCTTCCGGTAG
- the PMPCA gene encoding mitochondrial-processing peptidase subunit alpha isoform X3, translating to MKRNTLVELLTFWKNWHFRLLLDLTAKMKFCLRWKSMGVSVTARHQDTTMYAVSADSKGLDTVVGLLADVVLQPRLTDEEVEMTRMAVQFELEDLSLRPDPEPLLTEMIHEAAYRENTVGLHRFCPTENIAKINREVLHSYLRNYYTPDRMVLAGVGVEHEHLVDCARKYLLGVQPAWGSAEAVDIDRSVAQYTGGIAKLERDMSNVSLGPTPIPELTHIMVGLESCSFLEEDFIPFAVLNMMMGGGGSFSAGGPGKGMFSRLYLNVLNRHHWMYNATSYHHSYEDTGLLCIHASADPRQVREMVEIITREFILMGGTVDAVELERAKTQLTSMLMMNLESRPVIFEDVGRQVLATRSRKLPHELCTLIRNVKPEDVKRVASKMLRGKPAVAALGDLTDLPTYEHIQTALSSKDGRLPRTYRLFR from the exons ATGAAGCGAAATACCTTAGTGGAATTGCTCACTTTTTGGAAAAATTGGCATTTTCG tcTACTGCTCGATTTGACAGCAAAGATGAAATTCTGCTTACGTTGGAAAAGCATGGGGGTATCTGTGACTGCCAGACATCAAG ACACCACCATGTATGCTGTGTCTGCTGATAGCAAAGGCTTGGACACGGTGGTTGGCTTACTGGCTGATGTGGTTCTGCAGCCCCGGCTAACAG ATGAAGAAGTCGAGATGACACGGATGGCGGTCCAGTTTGAGCTGGAGGACCTGAGCCTGCGGCCTGACCCAGAGCCACTTCTCACCGAGATGATTCATGAA GCGGCTTACAGGGAGAACACAGTTGGCCTCCACCGTTTCTGCCCCACAGAAAACATAGCAAAGATCAACCGAGAGGTGCTGCATTCCTACCTGAGGAACTACTACACTCCCGACCGCATGGTGCTGGCCGGTGTGGGCGTGGAGCACGAGCATCTGGTGGACTGTGCCCGGAAGTACCTTCTGGGGGTCCAGCCGGCCTGGGGGAGCGCAGAGGCCGTGGATATTGACAGATCTGTGGCCCAGTACACTGGGGGGATTGCCAAG CTAGAAAGAGACATGTCCAATGTCAGCCTGGGCCCGACCCCCATCCCCGAGCTCACGCACATCATGGTTGGACTGGAGAGCTGCTCCTTCCTG GAGGAGGACTTCATCCCCTTTGCAGTGTTGAACATGATGATGGGCGGAGGTGGCTCCTTCTCGGCTGGTGGGCCCGGCAAGGGCATGTTCTCCAGGCTCTACCTCAACGTGCTCAACAG GCACCACTGGATGTATAACGCGACTTCCTACCACCACAGCTACGAGGACACTGGCCTCCTTTGCATCCATGCCAGCGCCGACCCAAGACAG GTTCGAGAAATGGTAGAAATCATCACAAGGGAGTTTATTTTAATGGGCGGAACCGTGGACGCG GTGGAGCTGGAACGAGCCAAGACGCAGCTGACGTCAATGCTCATGATGAACCTGGAATCCAGGCCTGTGATCTTCGAGGATGTGGGGAGGCAGGTGCTGGCCACTCGCTCCAGAAAGCTGCCGCACGAGCTGTGCACGCTAATCC GCAACGTGAAGCCGGAAGATGTGAAGAGAGTCGCTTCTAAGATGCTCCGAGGGAAGCCGGCAGTGGCCGCCCTGGGTGACCTGACTGACCTGCCCACGTATGAGCACATCCAGACCGCCCTGTCGAGTAAGGACGGGCGCCTGCCCAGGACGTACCGGCTCTTCCGGTAG